A window of Dorea formicigenerans contains these coding sequences:
- the feoB gene encoding ferrous iron transport protein B gives MEKIINVGFIGNPNCGKTTLFNAYTGANLKVANWPGVTVEKKEGFTTYEDQKFRLIDLPGIYSLTSYTMEETVSRECIMSDEVDVIVDVIDASSLERNLYLALQLIELGKPVVLALNMMDIVESRGMEIDLHRLPEMLGIPAIPVSARKKTGLSILLHAVSHHSEYASQGPFIHHHKGMHSEHRHNHHSEYAMVYSDLIEDKIDALITLITATYPEMDNMRWHAIKYLEMDKNILDQYPLAGMEQIVDRSYEKDIINQKYDFIEEIIDEVLVNKAQKAASTERIDKYLTGKWLGLPIFLLIMAFVFFLTFTVGDWMKGYFEIALEVFSNLVSNGLAAVHTSPMLTSLIVDGIISGVGGILTFLPNIFILFLALALLEDSGYMSRVAFVMDDIMSSLGLSGRAFLPLLLGFGCTVPAVMASRALENKRDRFKTILITPFMSCSARLPIYVLFSSMFFGKYAMIVCYSMYLIGIIIAITTAFILSKIDGSKATHALLIELPEYKTPSAHTIAIYVWQKIKDYLTKAGTVIFIASILMWAILNFGPHGYVTDISESFGSVIGRLIVPVFQPVGLGYWQIIVALIAGIAAKEVVVSSCSVLFGIQNITTAHGMTAMVASLGAIGFGPANAYALMTFCLLYVPCTATIATIHRELQSWKSTGFILLYQLCTAWIISFVVYHIASLF, from the coding sequence ATGGAAAAAATCATTAATGTAGGCTTCATCGGTAATCCAAACTGTGGCAAAACAACACTCTTTAACGCTTACACCGGTGCAAATCTAAAGGTAGCTAACTGGCCCGGTGTCACAGTGGAAAAGAAAGAAGGCTTCACGACCTATGAAGATCAGAAGTTCCGTCTCATTGACCTTCCGGGAATCTACAGTCTGACTTCTTATACAATGGAAGAAACTGTATCTCGAGAATGTATTATGAGTGATGAAGTTGATGTCATTGTAGATGTCATTGACGCTTCCAGTCTGGAACGTAATCTCTATCTGGCCCTTCAACTGATCGAACTTGGAAAACCCGTTGTACTGGCTCTGAACATGATGGATATTGTAGAGAGCCGCGGCATGGAAATTGACTTGCACCGCCTCCCGGAAATGCTTGGAATTCCTGCAATTCCTGTATCAGCACGAAAAAAGACAGGACTTTCCATTCTGCTGCATGCCGTTTCCCATCACAGTGAATATGCCAGCCAGGGACCTTTTATTCATCATCACAAAGGAATGCATTCTGAACACCGGCATAATCATCACTCAGAATATGCCATGGTCTATTCCGACCTTATAGAAGATAAAATCGACGCACTGATTACTTTGATCACCGCAACTTATCCGGAAATGGATAATATGCGTTGGCACGCCATCAAATATCTGGAAATGGATAAAAATATTCTGGATCAATATCCACTTGCCGGAATGGAACAAATTGTAGACAGAAGCTATGAAAAGGATATTATCAATCAAAAATATGACTTTATCGAAGAAATTATTGATGAAGTACTTGTCAATAAAGCTCAGAAGGCAGCCTCTACAGAAAGAATTGATAAGTACCTGACCGGAAAATGGCTTGGTCTTCCGATTTTCCTTCTGATCATGGCATTTGTATTCTTCCTCACATTTACTGTAGGAGACTGGATGAAAGGATATTTTGAGATTGCTCTTGAAGTATTCTCAAATCTCGTATCAAATGGTCTTGCTGCTGTCCACACAAGTCCGATGTTGACTTCGTTGATCGTAGACGGCATCATTTCAGGAGTTGGCGGAATTCTGACATTTCTACCAAACATTTTCATTCTCTTCCTGGCTCTTGCGCTTTTGGAAGACAGTGGATACATGTCACGAGTCGCATTTGTCATGGACGATATTATGAGCAGTCTCGGATTATCCGGAAGAGCATTCCTTCCATTGTTGCTCGGATTCGGCTGTACCGTACCTGCAGTCATGGCTTCCCGGGCACTTGAAAATAAAAGAGACCGTTTTAAGACTATCCTGATCACACCATTTATGTCGTGCAGTGCAAGACTTCCGATCTATGTCTTATTTTCCTCTATGTTCTTTGGAAAATATGCCATGATCGTCTGCTATTCCATGTATCTGATCGGCATCATTATCGCAATTACAACAGCATTTATCCTGTCCAAAATCGACGGAAGCAAAGCGACACATGCCTTGTTGATCGAATTGCCGGAATATAAAACTCCAAGTGCCCATACGATTGCGATTTATGTATGGCAGAAGATAAAAGATTATCTTACAAAAGCTGGAACTGTTATATTTATCGCATCCATCTTAATGTGGGCAATCTTAAACTTTGGTCCTCATGGATATGTAACAGATATTTCTGAAAGCTTTGGTTCTGTCATTGGACGCCTGATCGTACCGGTCTTTCAACCGGTCGGACTCGGATATTGGCAGATTATTGTAGCTTTGATCGCTGGTATTGCCGCAAAAGAAGTTGTTGTCTCCAGCTGCAGCGTACTCTTCGGAATTCAAAATATTACGACTGCCCACGGAATGACCGCAATGGTGGCTTCTCTTGGTGCCATTGGTTTTGGCCCGGCAAATGCTTATGCACTTATGACATTTTGTCTGTTATATGTACCATGCACAGCAACCATTGCAACGATTCATCGTGAGTTGCAAAGCTGGAAATCCACTGGTTTTATCCTGCTCTATCAGCTGTGTACTGCCTGGATCATAAGTTTTGTAGTTTATCATATCGCAAGTTTGTTCTAA
- a CDS encoding PHP domain-containing protein yields the protein MKLDMHCHVKEGSIDSKVSLDEYITLLKERGFDGMLITDHDTYKGYRHWKYQMKGKVHDDFVVLKGIEYDTCDGGHILCIMPEGVKMRLLELRGLPVAVLIDFVHKHGGILGPAHPCGGKYLSFTNTKRYYKSPELFKRFDFIEVFNACESAESNARALKLAQKYKKPGIGGSDAHRPNCVGMGYTILPERVTCETELIALIRSKSSVIETGGSLYGKTTKDKMGKADKILTYSFWFYNKAGTIMRKRKRMLNGKIENPVDPIDPIELKYM from the coding sequence ATGAAACTGGACATGCATTGTCATGTAAAGGAAGGGTCCATTGACAGCAAGGTGAGCCTGGACGAGTACATTACACTTTTAAAAGAACGTGGATTTGACGGAATGCTGATTACAGATCATGATACGTATAAAGGATACCGACACTGGAAATACCAGATGAAGGGAAAAGTACATGATGATTTTGTAGTCTTAAAAGGAATTGAGTATGATACTTGTGACGGGGGACATATTTTATGCATTATGCCAGAAGGCGTGAAGATGAGACTTTTGGAACTCCGAGGTCTTCCGGTTGCAGTATTGATTGATTTTGTGCATAAGCACGGAGGAATTCTGGGGCCGGCACATCCATGCGGGGGCAAATATTTAAGCTTTACGAACACAAAGCGTTATTACAAATCACCAGAGTTATTTAAGCGGTTTGACTTTATTGAAGTATTTAATGCATGTGAATCAGCAGAGTCTAATGCGAGAGCCCTTAAGCTTGCACAGAAATATAAGAAACCGGGAATCGGTGGCAGTGACGCACACCGACCTAATTGTGTAGGTATGGGGTATACCATTCTGCCAGAGCGAGTGACATGTGAGACAGAGCTGATCGCACTGATCAGGTCAAAATCTTCAGTGATTGAGACAGGTGGCAGTCTGTATGGAAAGACGACAAAAGACAAGATGGGAAAGGCGGATAAGATTCTGACATATTCTTTCTGGTTTTATAATAAGGCCGGTACAATCATGCGTAAGAGAAAACGTATGCTGAATGGAAAGATTGAGAATCCTGTCGATCCGATCGATCCGATTGAGTTGAAATATATGTAA
- a CDS encoding AAA family ATPase, translating to MANNKDMYMELANRIYDLDGEVYKCVGSSLGRTFTGSRENTIRALSMLMYTKPDGHLLRSELALISNMARTIKNKEDKSRMMTEYNEILKAMEQLPDMSATDIVNAERMALNPAAHWDEVDENAHLVICISRTQGSAGNDIGFELADKLHINYYDSEIFEQVLKRQEEEKFHIKEKECFTEFDKYGKKRETLKSKLRNMYRYHGLNREDAVFFNMSDLICNLARTEDCIIVGRCADIILRNNYIPHISLFISAPFEVRLQYMMNVREMDQKTAVKFLKKMDRQHKKYYEFYTSEKWGTPENYDLCINSANYGIKETIEIIERLIINRKKA from the coding sequence ATGGCAAATAATAAAGATATGTATATGGAACTTGCGAATCGGATCTATGATCTGGATGGTGAAGTATATAAATGTGTAGGATCTTCCCTTGGAAGAACATTTACAGGAAGCAGAGAGAATACGATTCGTGCACTTAGTATGTTGATGTATACGAAGCCTGACGGACATCTCTTGCGAAGTGAGCTGGCGCTGATCAGTAACATGGCTCGTACGATTAAGAATAAAGAAGATAAGAGCCGTATGATGACAGAATATAATGAGATTCTTAAAGCAATGGAGCAGCTTCCGGATATGTCTGCAACGGATATTGTCAATGCAGAAAGAATGGCTCTGAATCCGGCTGCACACTGGGATGAAGTGGACGAAAATGCGCATCTCGTTATCTGTATCAGCCGTACACAGGGAAGTGCGGGAAATGATATTGGATTTGAGCTGGCAGATAAGCTGCATATCAATTATTATGATTCAGAGATTTTCGAGCAGGTACTAAAACGTCAGGAAGAAGAAAAATTTCACATTAAAGAGAAAGAGTGCTTTACAGAGTTTGATAAATATGGAAAAAAACGAGAAACATTGAAATCAAAGCTGCGGAATATGTATCGTTATCATGGACTTAACAGAGAAGATGCCGTCTTCTTTAATATGAGCGATCTGATCTGCAATCTGGCACGAACAGAAGATTGTATTATAGTTGGAAGATGTGCGGATATTATTCTGCGCAATAATTATATTCCACATATCAGTCTGTTCATCAGCGCACCATTTGAAGTGAGATTGCAGTATATGATGAACGTGCGTGAGATGGATCAAAAGACAGCGGTGAAGTTTTTGAAAAAAATGGATCGCCAGCATAAAAAATATTACGAATTTTATACAAGTGAAAAATGGGGAACTCCTGAGAATTATGACCTGTGCATTAACAGTGCCAACTACGGAATCAAAGAGACGATAGAAATCATTGAACGTCTGATCATCAACAGGAAGAAAGCATAA
- a CDS encoding sodium:proton antiporter, with product MAFTICFLLLCIAVMPLLRAEWWEAHQPLVVFMWIILLVVPFAIVYGAGDTFETVLKCIVNDYLTFIVLLFGLFCVSGNITVGGDFAGSPRVNACLLALGTLLSSCIGTTGASMLMVRPVIKMNSWRKRKRHIMVFFIFLISNMGGCLTPIGDPPLLMGFMRGVLPGMSAFQDAAGNVRGIHLYGEVTLTLPALIEIVIILLAAFLSFKTTDSSIRTKNHFTWGAIKEVAVLFIGIFITMQPALMLLKSVGPNLGISEPYQMFWATGALPSFLDNTPTYLVFLTTAGTLGLTGGITTALGQIPVNLLEAISCGAVFMGANTYIGNAPNFMVKAISDENGVNMPSFFGYILWSLAFLVPVFILDMLVFFL from the coding sequence CTGGCTTTTACTATCTGTTTTCTTTTGTTATGTATAGCGGTCATGCCACTGTTACGTGCTGAGTGGTGGGAAGCACACCAGCCACTTGTGGTGTTTATGTGGATCATATTACTTGTAGTGCCATTTGCAATCGTTTATGGTGCAGGCGATACATTTGAAACAGTATTGAAATGTATCGTGAATGATTATCTGACATTTATTGTTCTGTTATTTGGATTATTCTGTGTATCTGGTAACATTACAGTTGGAGGAGATTTTGCAGGATCACCGAGAGTAAATGCATGTCTGTTGGCATTGGGTACGCTGCTTTCCAGCTGTATTGGAACAACGGGAGCCAGTATGCTCATGGTTCGTCCGGTCATTAAGATGAATTCATGGAGAAAAAGAAAAAGACATATTATGGTATTTTTCATTTTCCTGATTTCCAATATGGGTGGCTGTCTTACGCCAATCGGAGATCCGCCGCTTCTAATGGGATTTATGCGTGGAGTACTTCCGGGAATGTCAGCATTCCAGGACGCTGCAGGTAATGTAAGAGGAATTCATCTGTACGGAGAAGTTACACTGACGCTTCCTGCGCTGATTGAGATCGTGATTATTTTACTTGCAGCATTTCTGTCATTCAAGACAACAGACAGTTCAATCCGTACAAAGAACCATTTTACGTGGGGAGCAATCAAAGAGGTTGCAGTTTTGTTTATTGGAATTTTTATTACTATGCAGCCGGCACTGATGCTGTTAAAATCTGTTGGACCAAACCTTGGAATTAGCGAGCCGTACCAGATGTTCTGGGCAACAGGAGCGCTGCCCAGCTTCCTTGACAATACACCGACTTATCTTGTATTCCTGACAACTGCGGGAACACTTGGATTAACAGGAGGTATTACAACGGCTCTTGGACAGATTCCGGTGAATCTTCTAGAGGCTATTTCCTGTGGAGCTGTATTTATGGGAGCAAACACATATATAGGAAATGCACCGAACTTTATGGTAAAAGCGATTTCTGATGAAAATGGTGTCAATATGCCATCGTTCTTTGGATATATCTTATGGTCGCTTGCATTCTTAGTTCCGGTATTTATACTGGATATGCTTGTGTTCTTTTTGTAG
- a CDS encoding DUF6465 family protein gives MVTKKGTPVKKTKDVKIAANVMADLIKTEEKAKAEVKTEIKPQTKEKVEAEAKTEIKPQTKEKVEAKVEKAAADTVEKITKKAVKGAGAAKTVAKAVTKTATKTVKKAAKKDIKIKAFVEYYGKQVEEKDIIARVKKAWTRSGKKVGDIKEMDLYIKPEENAVYYVINGTETGAVEFE, from the coding sequence ATGGTAACAAAAAAAGGGACACCTGTAAAAAAGACAAAAGATGTAAAAATAGCTGCAAATGTTATGGCTGATTTGATAAAGACAGAAGAGAAAGCAAAGGCAGAAGTTAAGACCGAGATAAAGCCACAGACAAAAGAGAAAGTAGAGGCAGAAGCTAAGACCGAGATAAAGCCACAGACAAAAGAGAAAGTAGAAGCTAAAGTTGAGAAGGCTGCTGCAGATACAGTAGAAAAGATTACGAAAAAAGCAGTGAAAGGTGCAGGTGCGGCAAAGACTGTAGCAAAAGCTGTAACAAAGACTGCGACAAAGACTGTAAAGAAAGCTGCTAAGAAAGACATTAAAATAAAAGCATTTGTTGAGTATTATGGTAAGCAGGTAGAAGAGAAAGACATCATTGCCCGTGTGAAAAAAGCATGGACGAGATCTGGTAAAAAAGTCGGAGACATTAAAGAGATGGATCTTTACATAAAACCGGAAGAGAATGCGGTCTACTATGTGATCAACGGAACAGAAACAGGAGCTGTAGAATTCGAGTAG
- a CDS encoding putative manganese transporter has product MEMIIDVLADALADCLKMLPFLFVAFLLIEGLEHYSTKLTRKALEDVDKAGPVVGALVGCVPQCGFSVMASNLYAGGIISVGTLLSVFLATSDEAVLILLGNPDQGKTVLTLLAVKVVIAVVAGYIIDLFLQKQIATPKECGNLCDHCGCHDHHAGLLKPALRHTIKIFLYLFVFTAILNFIIEVIGIQTLSEYLLADSIFQPVIAALIGLIPNCAASVVITQLYISGAISFASAISGLCTGAGIGLVVLFKVNRDKRENIKIVLTLYALSVIAGMVLQIFGF; this is encoded by the coding sequence ATGGAAATGATAATAGATGTACTTGCAGATGCGTTGGCAGATTGTTTAAAGATGCTTCCATTTCTTTTTGTAGCATTTTTATTAATTGAAGGATTGGAGCATTATTCGACAAAATTGACAAGAAAGGCACTGGAAGATGTAGATAAAGCAGGTCCGGTTGTGGGGGCACTCGTGGGCTGTGTACCGCAATGCGGATTTTCAGTCATGGCTTCTAACCTCTACGCAGGAGGGATTATATCGGTAGGAACATTGCTTTCTGTATTTCTTGCAACATCAGATGAAGCAGTATTGATTTTGCTTGGCAATCCGGATCAGGGAAAGACAGTTCTGACACTCCTTGCGGTAAAAGTTGTGATTGCGGTCGTAGCAGGATACATCATTGATCTTTTCCTGCAGAAACAAATTGCAACTCCAAAAGAGTGTGGAAATCTCTGTGATCACTGTGGATGTCATGATCACCACGCCGGACTTTTAAAACCAGCACTTCGCCATACAATTAAGATATTTCTCTATCTTTTTGTATTTACAGCAATTTTGAATTTTATTATAGAAGTAATTGGGATTCAGACATTATCCGAATATCTTCTGGCAGATAGTATTTTCCAGCCAGTGATTGCAGCACTTATTGGATTGATACCTAACTGTGCGGCTTCTGTTGTAATCACGCAGCTTTATATCAGCGGTGCAATTTCATTCGCATCTGCCATTTCAGGTCTCTGTACCGGAGCAGGAATTGGATTGGTTGTACTTTTTAAGGTCAATCGGGATAAACGTGAGAACATAAAGATTGTACTCACTTTATATGCACTTTCAGTGATTGCAGGAATGGTTTTACAGATCTTCGGATTTTAA
- a CDS encoding FadR/GntR family transcriptional regulator, translating to MGELNPMYKRENLRLLRRALRLTQKEFIDRFLSDEEGKPTMSIATLSNLEAKDGPRMNDVIISVSEQLGIDSMHFSMPSEEFAEKIHILLPDDVSPEALGKLQSKKGSINQLLNRLTMYFAEQMFDKSLKKGDKIESDRVLATKLGVGRSAVREALKVLDVLGMIDIRPGQGTYISGNEANFFVIPLSWSLFMNGNQTESILEVRDLLEVKAAYLAADCVDDRALNRLYDVSHKIHQAYVEQNYKKFLDADLEFHSSIAECSGNTVIYSMLQTISNLMRHVSETGMIDGRQLQEIYEEHQKIYGLILAKDGEGAAEAMEEHMKRSKVRYNYR from the coding sequence ATGGGCGAATTAAATCCGATGTACAAAAGAGAAAACTTACGATTGTTAAGAAGAGCTTTAAGGCTGACTCAAAAAGAATTCATTGACAGATTCCTGTCGGATGAAGAAGGAAAGCCAACTATGAGCATCGCGACATTGTCTAACCTGGAGGCAAAAGACGGTCCCAGAATGAATGATGTCATTATCAGTGTCTCAGAACAGCTTGGAATTGATTCTATGCATTTTTCTATGCCATCAGAAGAATTTGCCGAGAAGATACATATTCTGTTACCGGATGATGTAAGCCCGGAAGCGCTTGGAAAGCTTCAGTCTAAAAAAGGCAGCATTAATCAACTTTTGAATCGCCTGACTATGTATTTTGCAGAGCAGATGTTTGATAAGAGTCTGAAAAAAGGGGATAAGATAGAGTCAGATCGTGTACTTGCGACAAAACTTGGAGTTGGACGTTCGGCAGTACGTGAGGCATTGAAAGTTCTGGATGTGCTTGGCATGATTGATATCCGGCCGGGGCAGGGAACTTATATTAGTGGAAATGAAGCAAATTTTTTCGTCATTCCACTTTCCTGGTCTTTATTTATGAATGGCAATCAGACAGAGTCTATTTTGGAAGTGAGAGATCTTCTGGAAGTGAAAGCCGCTTATCTGGCAGCTGACTGCGTAGATGATCGCGCTCTGAATCGTCTGTATGATGTATCACATAAAATCCATCAGGCATATGTAGAGCAGAATTATAAGAAGTTTCTGGATGCAGATTTGGAGTTCCACAGCAGTATTGCAGAGTGTTCCGGGAATACTGTAATTTACAGTATGCTTCAGACAATCAGTAATCTGATGCGTCATGTCAGTGAGACGGGAATGATTGACGGACGGCAGCTTCAGGAAATTTATGAAGAGCATCAGAAAATTTATGGTCTTATTCTTGCAAAAGACGGAGAGGGTGCTGCAGAAGCTATGGAAGAGCACATGAAGAGATCAAAAGTCCGTTATAATTATAGATAA
- a CDS encoding M20 family metallo-hydrolase produces the protein MGTVAIEEVTGRIAENLECLKRFTATPGDGCTRLPFTKEARDAVNYLREVMTEAGLEVHEDEAGNVIGILKGENPDLPCVMMGSHYDSVVNGGDFDGIAGVVCAIEAARQLKDEGFTPKRNFAIVGFCDEEGMRFGTGYFGSGAMLGHRDVEYCKHYKDTDGISIYDAMKGYGLDPEKIEDAKWPEGSIGKFLELHIEQGPVLDAKNIEIGLVDCIVGIQRYMVTVNGRADHAGTTPMDMRLDAVDAATKVISKIPDWAREKADGTVATIGYINTIPGGMNIVAEKCEFTVDIRSKSNDNINDIANRIRAALDREVKAMGGSYDIDTKLVIEPVMLDEGMLDIMEEDCKARGYSYMRLPSGAGHDALEIGQVLPTVMIFVPSKDGRSHCPVEFTKYSEFAKASVVMTGLAKKLLAE, from the coding sequence ATGGGAACAGTGGCAATTGAAGAAGTAACAGGAAGAATTGCTGAAAATTTAGAGTGTTTAAAACGTTTTACAGCAACACCAGGAGATGGATGTACAAGACTTCCATTTACAAAAGAGGCTAGAGATGCCGTAAATTACCTGAGAGAGGTTATGACAGAGGCTGGTCTTGAAGTACATGAGGACGAGGCCGGAAATGTAATCGGTATCTTAAAAGGAGAGAATCCAGATCTTCCATGTGTTATGATGGGATCTCACTATGATTCAGTAGTAAACGGTGGAGACTTTGATGGAATCGCCGGAGTTGTATGTGCAATCGAAGCTGCAAGACAGTTAAAAGATGAAGGATTTACACCAAAGAGAAACTTTGCAATCGTTGGTTTCTGCGATGAAGAGGGTATGCGTTTCGGAACAGGATATTTTGGATCCGGAGCTATGCTTGGACACAGAGATGTTGAATATTGCAAACATTACAAAGATACAGACGGAATTTCTATCTATGATGCCATGAAGGGATATGGACTTGATCCAGAGAAGATTGAAGATGCAAAATGGCCGGAAGGTTCTATCGGAAAATTCCTTGAGCTCCATATTGAGCAGGGACCGGTTCTGGATGCAAAGAATATTGAGATTGGTCTTGTAGATTGTATCGTTGGAATCCAGAGATATATGGTAACAGTAAACGGAAGAGCTGACCATGCCGGAACAACTCCAATGGATATGCGTCTTGATGCTGTTGATGCAGCAACAAAGGTTATTTCTAAAATCCCAGATTGGGCAAGAGAGAAAGCTGACGGAACAGTTGCAACAATCGGATACATTAACACGATACCTGGTGGAATGAATATTGTAGCTGAAAAATGTGAATTTACAGTTGACATTCGTTCTAAGAGCAACGACAATATTAATGACATCGCAAACAGAATTCGTGCAGCATTAGACCGTGAAGTGAAGGCTATGGGTGGATCCTATGACATCGATACAAAGCTTGTGATCGAGCCAGTTATGCTGGATGAAGGTATGCTTGACATCATGGAAGAAGACTGCAAAGCAAGAGGATATTCTTATATGAGACTTCCTAGTGGAGCAGGACATGATGCACTTGAGATTGGTCAGGTACTTCCGACAGTTATGATTTTCGTTCCAAGTAAAGACGGAAGAAGTCACTGCCCGGTAGAGTTTACAAAGTATAGTGAATTTGCAAAAGCTTCTGTTGTTATGACAGGTCTTGCTAAAAAGCTTCTTGCTGAGTAA
- a CDS encoding L-lactate permease, whose amino-acid sequence MNIPVNLFMWIMAFLPIAALLILMIKCGWGATEAAPVGLLITVVTGVAFYKADITLLASESAKGVWNALIILIIVWTAILMYQVGDEAKAFLVIRNGMRKLLPNELLLVLAMGWIFESFLQGITGFGVPVAVGAPLLIGIGVKPLWAVIIPLIGQAWGNTFGTLGAAWDSLAMSAGLAVGSSEYLTTAMWTAFFLFIWTAIGGFATCWFYGKGKALKKGFVAVAIMAVIQGGGELLLTQVSTTLACFIPAVISLVVILLLGRTKMYKDEWCIEDSPIMNRDFAAADGEEEIPDMTLVQAFVPYFALSIITLVVLLVKPLNTVLGQFKFGFAFPETSTGYGYVNKAVDCFSPLAPFTHASMFLFVSAIIGLVYYKKHGWIGEGGTKRVFVKSVSMTMPSGIAVIGLVIMSKIMDGTGQTVVLANGIANVLGKVYIIFAPFVGLLGTFMTGSNMSSNILFGSFQMTTAKLLGANTAAILGAQSAGGAIGAAISPSKIILGTTTASILGSEGEVMKKLMAITIPSTILIGAVLFVMTAL is encoded by the coding sequence ATGAATATACCAGTAAATCTATTTATGTGGATTATGGCGTTCCTTCCAATTGCGGCACTTCTGATCTTAATGATCAAGTGTGGCTGGGGAGCGACCGAGGCGGCACCGGTAGGATTACTGATAACGGTAGTTACTGGAGTTGCTTTTTATAAAGCAGACATTACGCTTCTTGCTTCCGAAAGTGCGAAAGGTGTGTGGAATGCACTGATCATATTGATCATTGTATGGACTGCAATTCTGATGTATCAGGTTGGAGATGAGGCAAAAGCATTTTTGGTAATCCGTAATGGTATGCGTAAACTTTTGCCAAACGAATTGCTTCTTGTACTTGCAATGGGCTGGATTTTTGAGAGTTTCCTTCAGGGAATCACAGGATTCGGCGTACCTGTTGCAGTAGGAGCACCTCTTTTGATCGGTATTGGTGTGAAACCGCTGTGGGCAGTTATTATCCCTCTTATCGGTCAGGCGTGGGGAAATACATTCGGTACACTTGGAGCTGCGTGGGATTCTCTGGCTATGTCAGCCGGACTTGCTGTAGGAAGCAGTGAGTATCTTACAACAGCTATGTGGACAGCATTTTTCTTATTTATCTGGACAGCAATCGGTGGTTTTGCCACATGCTGGTTCTACGGTAAAGGAAAAGCACTGAAAAAAGGATTTGTAGCCGTAGCAATTATGGCAGTCATTCAGGGAGGCGGAGAACTTCTGCTGACACAAGTAAGCACAACACTGGCTTGTTTCATCCCAGCAGTTATTTCATTGGTAGTCATTCTTCTTCTTGGAAGAACAAAAATGTATAAAGATGAGTGGTGCATTGAGGACAGCCCGATTATGAATCGTGATTTTGCTGCAGCCGATGGAGAAGAAGAAATTCCGGATATGACACTTGTTCAGGCATTTGTACCATATTTTGCGTTATCTATTATCACACTGGTGGTATTACTTGTAAAACCACTGAATACAGTGCTTGGACAGTTTAAATTTGGATTTGCTTTTCCGGAGACATCTACGGGTTATGGTTATGTAAATAAAGCAGTAGATTGCTTTTCACCATTAGCTCCATTTACTCATGCAAGTATGTTCTTGTTTGTATCAGCGATCATTGGTCTTGTTTATTACAAAAAGCATGGCTGGATCGGTGAAGGTGGTACGAAGAGAGTGTTTGTGAAATCTGTTTCCATGACAATGCCGTCTGGTATTGCAGTTATCGGACTTGTTATTATGTCAAAGATTATGGATGGAACAGGACAGACAGTTGTACTTGCAAATGGAATTGCAAATGTACTCGGAAAAGTTTACATTATCTTTGCACCATTTGTAGGACTTCTTGGAACATTTATGACAGGAAGTAACATGAGTTCCAATATTTTATTTGGAAGTTTCCAGATGACAACCGCAAAACTTCTTGGGGCTAATACTGCTGCAATCCTTGGAGCGCAGTCAGCTGGTGGTGCAATCGGAGCTGCAATCAGCCCGAGCAAGATTATTCTTGGTACGACAACAGCAAGTATCCTTGGAAGCGAAGGCGAAGTTATGAAAAAGCTTATGGCGATTACAATACCGTCTACGATTTTGATTGGAGCAGTATTGTTTGTTATGACAGCTTTATAA